One Natranaerovirga hydrolytica genomic region harbors:
- a CDS encoding GNAT family N-acetyltransferase gives MFELEFINQIEDDDIKKQLWEILCECDQEFIPPLSSRDSSSQKELSDLNQSTVKPISYFEKMMEQKFILVFNKPNEVVAFMTFIHHYSCEELQAIGFSNYITTICVRKNYRNQGILSKLYDYMEGHIEDSYIENYISTRTWSTNVYHLKTLKNRGYEMGTVLKDHRGEGIDTIYLYKDTQWPNNA, from the coding sequence ATGTTTGAATTAGAATTTATAAATCAAATTGAAGATGACGATATAAAAAAACAGCTGTGGGAAATACTATGTGAATGTGATCAAGAATTTATTCCTCCCTTGTCTTCGAGAGATAGTTCAAGTCAAAAAGAACTCTCAGACTTAAATCAAAGCACAGTAAAACCTATCAGTTATTTTGAAAAAATGATGGAACAAAAATTTATCCTTGTCTTCAATAAACCTAATGAAGTGGTTGCTTTTATGACTTTTATACATCATTACAGTTGTGAAGAGTTACAAGCTATTGGTTTTTCTAATTATATTACAACTATATGCGTAAGAAAAAACTATAGAAACCAAGGTATACTATCAAAATTATACGATTATATGGAAGGACATATTGAAGATTCCTATATAGAAAACTATATTTCTACAAGAACTTGGTCAACCAATGTATATCACTTAAAGACCCTAAAAAATCGAGGTTATGAAATGGGAACAGTATTAAAAGACCATCGCGGAGAAGGCATCGACACGATATATTTATACAAAGACACTCAATGGCCAAATAACGCCTAA
- the rplU gene encoding 50S ribosomal protein L21: MYAIIKTGGKQYKVAEGDTLKIEKLSVEAGETVTFDEVLMVNKDGSVTVGSPLVANASVSAKVVEEGKGKKIIVFKYKAKKGYKKKQGHRQPFTKVQIEKINA; encoded by the coding sequence ATGTACGCAATTATTAAAACAGGTGGTAAGCAATACAAAGTTGCTGAAGGTGATACATTAAAGATTGAAAAACTTAGTGTTGAAGCTGGTGAAACAGTAACATTTGATGAAGTGCTTATGGTTAATAAAGATGGTTCTGTTACTGTTGGAAGTCCATTAGTAGCTAATGCTTCTGTTTCTGCTAAAGTAGTAGAAGAAGGTAAAGGTAAAAAAATCATTGTTTTTAAATATAAAGCTAAAAAAGGTTATAAGAAAAAACAAGGACACAGACAACCATTTACAAAAGTTCAAATTGAAAAAATTAATGCATAG
- a CDS encoding ribosomal-processing cysteine protease Prp, with the protein MIKINFSTKNDEIIGFESKGHAGYREYGQDIVCSAVSILVINTINAIETFTTDDFTLEENEKAGLIMVNFEKSLSDQSKLLLDTLVLGLKSIENEYGNQYINISIKEV; encoded by the coding sequence ATGATTAAAATTAATTTTTCTACAAAAAACGATGAAATCATTGGATTTGAGTCGAAAGGTCATGCAGGATATCGTGAATATGGGCAGGACATTGTCTGTTCAGCAGTATCAATACTTGTTATTAATACGATTAATGCCATTGAAACATTTACCACAGATGACTTTACACTTGAAGAGAATGAAAAAGCAGGGTTGATAATGGTTAACTTTGAAAAATCACTTTCAGATCAATCAAAATTACTATTAGATACTTTGGTTTTGGGTTTAAAAAGCATTGAAAATGAATATGGCAATCAATATATAAATATCTCAATTAAGGAGGTGTAG
- the rpmA gene encoding 50S ribosomal protein L27, which produces MLKLNLQFFASKKGVGSTKNGRDSESKRLGAKRADGQNVLAGNILYRQRGTKIHPGTNVGRGGDDTLFALVDGVVKFERKGRDKKQVSVYPVAAE; this is translated from the coding sequence ATGTTAAAATTAAACCTTCAGTTTTTCGCTTCTAAAAAAGGAGTTGGCTCTACAAAAAATGGTAGAGATTCAGAATCTAAGAGATTAGGAGCAAAAAGAGCAGATGGTCAAAACGTACTTGCAGGTAATATTCTTTACAGACAAAGAGGTACTAAAATTCACCCAGGAACTAACGTAGGACGTGGTGGAGATGATACTTTATTCGCATTAGTTGATGGTGTGGTTAAGTTTGAAAGAAAAGGTAGAGATAAAAAACAAGTTTCTGTTTATCCAGTTGCAGCAGAATAA